A genomic window from Deltaproteobacteria bacterium includes:
- the cmoB gene encoding tRNA 5-methoxyuridine(34)/uridine 5-oxyacetic acid(34) synthase CmoB, with protein sequence MDNYLEPFADRIEIEEINGLRAERDTWMLKKGALPFKAAVETLPAFSSKYIDLSGDTITIGKREELTEEQFEALLKAAKTLLPWRKGPFKLFDHFIDSEWKSNFKWDRIYPHLSPLKGKVIADIGCNNGYYMFRMAHYDPKLVIGFDPMPRFRYIFNMVNRFASLPNLKFELLGAEHVHHFKNMFDTVFCMGVLYHSRNPIQILTGIWEAMKPEGELIVEGIGIPGEGSFAIFPEDRYGKARNVWFIPTADCLANWVKRAGFKDVECFSIDKTNSEEQRATEYAPWESLDDFLDPKDPSKTVEGYPAPVRICIKARKKTN encoded by the coding sequence ATGGATAACTACCTGGAACCTTTTGCCGACCGGATCGAGATCGAGGAAATCAACGGGCTTCGTGCAGAGAGGGACACATGGATGCTAAAAAAAGGCGCCCTCCCTTTCAAGGCTGCAGTCGAGACTCTGCCGGCGTTCAGCAGCAAATATATAGACCTCTCAGGCGATACCATAACCATAGGAAAACGGGAAGAGCTGACGGAAGAACAGTTTGAAGCGCTTTTAAAAGCAGCTAAGACCCTCCTTCCCTGGCGCAAAGGACCCTTCAAGCTCTTTGATCACTTCATTGATTCGGAATGGAAAAGCAACTTTAAGTGGGACCGCATCTATCCACACCTGTCCCCACTAAAGGGAAAGGTCATTGCTGATATAGGATGTAACAACGGTTACTACATGTTCCGCATGGCCCATTACGATCCCAAGCTTGTTATAGGCTTCGATCCTATGCCGAGATTCAGGTATATTTTCAACATGGTCAATCGTTTCGCTTCTCTTCCCAACCTTAAGTTCGAGCTGTTGGGAGCCGAACATGTGCATCATTTTAAAAACATGTTTGATACCGTTTTCTGCATGGGAGTCCTCTACCACAGCCGAAACCCTATCCAGATTTTGACCGGGATCTGGGAGGCCATGAAGCCGGAAGGCGAGCTTATTGTGGAAGGAATAGGAATCCCCGGTGAAGGCTCTTTTGCAATTTTTCCTGAAGACCGCTATGGAAAAGCAAGAAATGTCTGGTTCATTCCCACGGCAGACTGTCTGGCAAACTGGGTCAAAAGGGCAGGCTTTAAAGATGTGGAATGTTTTTCTATCGATAAAACAAATTCGGAAGAACAAAGAGCAACGGAGTATGCGCCATGGGAAAGCCTCGATGATTTCCTCGACCCAAAGGACCCTTCGAAAACGGTAGAAGGCTATCCGGCGCCGGTAAGGATCTGCATAAAGGCCAGGAAAAAAACAAACTGA
- a CDS encoding tetratricopeptide repeat protein — MKGKNIIVKQYKYTLLFMGLFICFQCLSGDTFAQTTSSPQKVSIKETNDKAKKLLWKGDIQKAIELWLSAIDLNQTIEASMKAEILNNLGFAYYQYDWYESAEYYLQSAKQIAPDRWSIYLNLADLYYDSDFFQQAIKNYEILLDLNPNYKYRDNIIKKINQIKNDHLDFNLYSLDEIKNDLKMNNEKLMFQKEVILDDTERPDYLITFHNIKIDSIGIVVIVWAQVEKKFKKVLELLGSHYDEFQIFKYGDNHFVKLLEELPGSGLYTEETVFCVLPDNTWQKIPFDRADNGYIKGLKKNQYVRKAYSNFTDNEMNYTVTIANENDPNCCPSGGSIYGTYNLTGKMTLNKNKNIYDTSFIITGR, encoded by the coding sequence GTGAAAGGGAAAAACATTATTGTGAAACAGTATAAATATACATTGCTATTCATGGGATTATTTATTTGTTTTCAATGTTTATCGGGAGATACATTTGCTCAAACAACAAGTTCACCCCAGAAAGTATCCATTAAAGAAACAAATGATAAGGCAAAAAAGCTGCTATGGAAAGGTGATATCCAGAAAGCAATTGAATTATGGCTTAGTGCTATTGATTTGAACCAAACGATAGAAGCGTCAATGAAGGCCGAAATTTTGAACAACCTTGGCTTTGCCTATTATCAATATGATTGGTACGAAAGTGCAGAATATTATTTGCAGTCAGCTAAACAGATAGCTCCTGACAGGTGGTCTATTTATCTAAATCTTGCCGACTTGTATTATGATAGCGATTTTTTTCAGCAGGCTATTAAAAACTATGAAATTCTTTTAGATTTAAATCCTAATTACAAATACAGAGATAATATTATAAAAAAGATTAATCAAATAAAAAACGATCACCTTGACTTTAATTTATATTCATTAGATGAAATAAAAAATGACTTAAAGATGAACAATGAAAAACTCATGTTCCAAAAAGAAGTTATTTTAGATGATACTGAAAGACCTGATTATTTAATAACATTTCATAATATTAAAATTGATTCTATAGGGATAGTAGTTATTGTTTGGGCTCAGGTTGAAAAAAAGTTTAAGAAAGTATTAGAGTTGCTTGGCAGTCATTATGACGAATTTCAAATATTTAAATATGGTGACAATCATTTTGTTAAACTTTTAGAAGAATTACCTGGTAGCGGCCTTTATACCGAAGAAACTGTTTTCTGTGTTTTACCTGACAATACTTGGCAGAAAATTCCTTTTGACAGAGCAGATAATGGATACATAAAAGGACTGAAGAAAAATCAATATGTAAGGAAAGCCTATAGTAATTTTACTGACAATGAGATGAATTATACTGTAACTATTGCAAATGAAAACGATCCAAATTGTTGCCCTTCCGGTGGTAGCATATATGGCACCTACAATCTAACTGGGAAAATGACTTTAAATAAGAATAAAAACATTTATGATACAAGTTTCATTATAACAGGCCGTTAG
- a CDS encoding sigma 54-interacting transcriptional regulator — protein sequence MKKLFDDKDLSFGRAISKLAYCNPFLPERIEYEREALGDNFDEGEAHWNIKAGHYDERPNLVKIITLMEDFLKRKCRLLKEGKKGNKEEMALYTDMVLFLLYHRYHEQLQAIIDEAEKQGKCAGKISFFINFRKDASSFLDLPNFKDAIDSPHIFACFFQLRRAFHHIFSHIIGTSHAATKLRASVWQSIFTHDLRRYQKTLYSIMGDMTTLITGPSGTGKELVARAIGMSRYIPFDEQTGRFEADFTGLFLPLNISALTPTLVESELFGHKKGAFTGALQDRAGWLESCSPRGTVFLDEVGEIDAAIQVKLLRVLQERTFQRLGDTKNYTFKGKIIAATNRNLSKEMEEENFRSDFYYRLCSDIVKTPSLYDQLRESKDELKTLVLFIAKRQVGEEAEPLAREVVGWIDSNLGRYYRWPGNIRELEQCIRNIMIRNEYTPQSVSNTDKDKQFLAEIQSAALTAEELLNRYCSIVYSQTGSYQETGRRLGLDRRTVKARVDAGEDN from the coding sequence ATGAAAAAGCTATTCGACGATAAAGACCTATCCTTCGGGCGTGCCATCTCGAAACTTGCCTACTGTAACCCTTTCTTACCCGAAAGAATTGAATATGAAAGAGAAGCTCTTGGAGATAATTTCGATGAAGGGGAGGCCCACTGGAATATAAAAGCCGGCCACTACGATGAGAGGCCCAACCTTGTTAAAATCATTACCCTTATGGAGGATTTTTTAAAAAGAAAGTGCAGGCTGCTTAAAGAAGGGAAAAAGGGAAACAAGGAAGAAATGGCTCTTTATACTGACATGGTTCTCTTTCTCCTCTATCACCGTTATCATGAACAGTTGCAGGCCATTATCGATGAAGCGGAGAAGCAAGGGAAATGTGCAGGGAAAATATCTTTTTTTATTAATTTCAGGAAAGACGCTTCCTCCTTTCTTGACCTTCCCAACTTTAAAGATGCCATTGATAGTCCTCATATTTTCGCATGCTTCTTCCAGCTAAGACGTGCCTTTCACCATATCTTCAGCCACATTATCGGAACTTCCCATGCTGCCACAAAACTGAGAGCCTCTGTCTGGCAATCCATATTTACTCACGACCTTAGACGTTACCAAAAAACGCTTTATTCCATTATGGGTGATATGACGACACTCATTACAGGTCCTTCGGGAACGGGGAAAGAGCTGGTAGCAAGGGCCATCGGTATGTCGAGATATATCCCCTTTGATGAGCAAACAGGAAGATTTGAAGCCGACTTTACAGGGCTCTTCCTGCCGCTCAATATTTCTGCCCTTACGCCGACACTTGTCGAGTCGGAACTTTTCGGACATAAAAAGGGGGCATTTACAGGAGCACTTCAAGACAGGGCCGGATGGCTTGAAAGCTGCTCTCCAAGGGGAACGGTCTTTCTCGACGAGGTAGGAGAAATAGACGCCGCCATACAGGTGAAACTCCTGCGCGTATTACAGGAAAGAACTTTTCAGCGTCTTGGCGATACAAAGAATTATACTTTCAAGGGAAAGATCATTGCCGCCACCAACCGCAATCTCTCCAAAGAAATGGAAGAGGAAAATTTCAGGAGCGATTTTTATTACCGCCTCTGTTCTGACATTGTTAAAACGCCCTCTCTCTATGATCAGCTAAGGGAATCGAAGGATGAACTGAAAACACTGGTTCTCTTTATCGCTAAACGACAGGTGGGTGAAGAGGCCGAGCCCCTGGCACGTGAAGTGGTCGGCTGGATCGATAGCAACCTGGGTCGCTATTACCGATGGCCCGGCAATATTCGGGAGCTGGAGCAGTGTATCAGAAATATTATGATAAGAAATGAATATACCCCTCAGTCGGTATCCAATACGGATAAGGACAAGCAGTTCCTGGCAGAAATCCAGTCAGCTGCATTAACGGCGGAAGAACTACTGAACAGGTACTGTTCAATTGTCTATTCACAAACGGGAAGTTACCAGGAGACGGGGCGCAGGTTGGGCCTTGATCGGCGGACGGTGAAGGCAAGGGTTGATGCGGGGGAGGACAATTAA
- a CDS encoding zinc-ribbon domain-containing protein, with protein MIIQCDQCQSKFKLDDSKITEKGAKVRCSKCKHIFTVKKEAPPVEEKQAPSATPPVEKEAFKESMPEKEEESQDFGFEEEEETESKLPGEEDIFGEEEEEDLSGFGGGLEEEEEDLTWGDLGGEGEGGEEGEGEEDLEDDFEINEEDFGLGVSREATPGEPESEVPGPEAGPEGEGEAGGFGLEGEGEAGGFGLEGEGEAGGFGLEGEGEAGGFGLEGEGEAGGFGLEGEGEAGGFGLEGEGEAGGFGLEGEGAGEAEAPGFGDLDLDASGELETETAAPEPQAMEEEVPQPPPPRPEWEEEKEWTEEETPVARKKKGTSPMALVLLLIIALGGGGYYLATSGRDMNIGGYNVGEVIDNLLAKAGLSELGPQGQIEITNLNGYYLQTDKNDLAFVIEGKAVNKFNGPRNFIKIRAGLYDGAGKVLMQQDAYCGNIFSKDDIASFTRAKVRSQMKSRLGKGLINSNIAPGSDVPFMVILYDIPDALAEFDVQVLGSEDAMQKIR; from the coding sequence ATGATTATTCAGTGCGATCAGTGCCAATCCAAATTCAAACTTGATGATTCCAAAATCACGGAAAAAGGCGCCAAAGTAAGGTGCAGTAAATGCAAACATATTTTTACGGTAAAAAAGGAAGCGCCGCCTGTCGAAGAAAAGCAGGCGCCGTCAGCAACCCCTCCCGTGGAGAAGGAAGCGTTTAAAGAATCGATGCCTGAAAAAGAAGAAGAAAGTCAAGATTTTGGCTTTGAGGAAGAGGAAGAAACTGAAAGCAAACTTCCCGGCGAAGAAGATATTTTCGGAGAAGAGGAAGAGGAAGATCTGTCAGGCTTTGGGGGGGGGCTGGAAGAAGAAGAAGAGGACCTTACCTGGGGTGATCTGGGAGGTGAAGGGGAAGGGGGGGAAGAAGGAGAAGGAGAAGAAGATCTTGAAGATGATTTTGAGATAAATGAAGAAGACTTCGGCCTTGGAGTGAGCAGAGAGGCCACTCCAGGGGAGCCTGAGAGTGAAGTGCCGGGTCCAGAGGCCGGACCCGAAGGCGAAGGCGAGGCCGGTGGCTTCGGGCTCGAAGGCGAAGGCGAGGCCGGTGGCTTCGGGCTCGAAGGCGAAGGCGAGGCCGGTGGCTTCGGACTCGAAGGCGAAGGCGAGGCCGGTGGCTTCGGACTCGAAGGTGAAGGCGAGGCCGGTGGCTTCGGGCTCGAAGGTGAAGGCGAGGCCGGTGGCTTCGGACTCGAAGGTGAAGGCGAGGCCGGTGGCTTCGGACTCGAAGGTGAAGGCGCCGGTGAAGCTGAGGCGCCCGGTTTTGGAGATCTCGACCTGGATGCGAGTGGCGAGTTGGAAACGGAGACAGCCGCACCCGAGCCACAAGCTATGGAAGAAGAAGTCCCGCAACCACCGCCGCCACGACCGGAATGGGAAGAAGAAAAAGAATGGACAGAAGAAGAGACACCTGTAGCCAGGAAAAAGAAAGGTACTTCCCCGATGGCTTTGGTTCTTTTGCTGATCATCGCCCTGGGAGGGGGCGGTTATTATTTGGCAACCAGTGGAAGGGACATGAACATTGGCGGCTATAATGTCGGAGAAGTCATTGATAACTTGCTTGCAAAGGCGGGCCTTTCAGAATTAGGGCCACAGGGGCAGATAGAAATTACTAATCTTAATGGCTATTATCTTCAGACAGATAAAAATGACCTGGCATTTGTTATTGAAGGAAAGGCGGTAAATAAATTTAACGGGCCGAGAAATTTCATAAAAATAAGAGCCGGTCTTTACGATGGAGCCGGTAAAGTTCTTATGCAGCAAGATGCGTACTGCGGAAATATCTTTAGTAAGGACGATATTGCATCTTTTACCAGGGCTAAAGTCCGGTCGCAAATGAAATCCAGGCTGGGCAAAGGTCTCATCAACAGCAATATTGCACCGGGAAGTGACGTTCCCTTTATGGTAATACTCTATGATATACCTGATGCTCTGGCAGAGTTTGATGTACAGGTTTTAGGCTCGGAAGATGCCATGCAAAAAATCCGGTAG
- the cmoA gene encoding carboxy-S-adenosyl-L-methionine synthase CmoA: MKDNIFDSSEIQGEFKFDEKVAQVFDDMLSRSVPFYGEVQRIIAELSLKYWQEGTRIYDLGCSTATTIINICSMAGDRKLLITGIDSSEPVIAKAREKVEKAGLKDQVELLCSDINDVEFNNASVVIMNYTLQFITPENRPTLIKKIYDGLVDGGILLLSEKVLEEDEEMSNLFIDKYYEFKKKMGYSDLEIAKKREALDKVLIPFTVDSELDLLRQGGFKNPSLFFKWFNFASFIAVKGRSNG; the protein is encoded by the coding sequence ATGAAAGACAACATTTTCGACTCTTCTGAAATACAGGGAGAGTTTAAGTTTGACGAAAAAGTAGCACAAGTCTTCGATGATATGCTATCTCGCTCCGTTCCCTTTTACGGCGAAGTGCAACGCATTATTGCCGAACTGTCACTTAAATATTGGCAGGAGGGGACTAGAATATACGACCTCGGCTGCTCTACGGCAACGACGATCATCAATATCTGTAGCATGGCCGGTGATAGAAAGCTACTTATTACCGGTATCGATTCATCGGAACCGGTAATAGCAAAGGCGAGAGAGAAAGTGGAAAAGGCTGGTCTCAAGGATCAAGTTGAGCTACTTTGCAGTGATATTAATGATGTAGAATTTAACAATGCAAGTGTTGTAATCATGAACTACACACTCCAGTTCATTACCCCCGAAAACAGGCCCACACTTATTAAAAAAATATATGACGGACTTGTCGATGGCGGAATTCTTCTCCTTTCGGAAAAGGTTCTGGAAGAGGATGAAGAGATGAGCAACCTTTTTATCGATAAATATTATGAATTCAAAAAGAAAATGGGTTACAGCGACCTGGAAATCGCTAAAAAAAGAGAGGCCCTCGACAAGGTGCTCATTCCTTTTACTGTAGACAGTGAACTGGATCTTCTGAGGCAGGGCGGCTTTAAAAACCCGTCCCTTTTCTTCAAATGGTTTAACTTCGCTTCATTTATCGCTGTTAAGGGCAGAAGCAATGGATAA
- the gloA gene encoding lactoylglutathione lyase: MEILHTMVRVGNLDKSIRFYTEAMGMKLRRKKDYPGGKFTLAFVAYGDSGGHEIELTYNWDRSTYTMGDAFGHIAVKTDDIYKMADHIKALGGKIVREPGPMKHGTTVIAFAEDPDGYKIELIQK; the protein is encoded by the coding sequence ATGGAAATTTTACATACCATGGTCAGGGTGGGAAACCTTGACAAATCAATAAGGTTTTATACTGAAGCAATGGGAATGAAACTGAGGCGGAAAAAGGACTACCCCGGCGGGAAGTTCACCCTTGCTTTCGTCGCCTATGGCGACAGCGGTGGCCATGAAATAGAACTAACATACAACTGGGACCGGTCAACTTATACTATGGGTGATGCTTTCGGGCATATTGCCGTAAAAACTGACGATATTTATAAAATGGCCGACCATATAAAAGCGCTGGGCGGTAAAATAGTGAGAGAGCCGGGCCCCATGAAGCATGGGACGACAGTCATTGCCTTTGCTGAAGATCCCGATGGTTACAAAATAGAGCTTATTCAGAAATAA
- a CDS encoding Rap1a/Tai family immunity protein: protein MKKICLLITLMLFLYPGYSRAMEVNFLKFCEFLEVDSEELSKDAKAVTISCVAFIKGVVEAHKALVMENKIKPQFCKPSRVTYGKIGLMYLEYERKHSPKPHQNEAEFLLQALKDAYPCK from the coding sequence ATGAAGAAAATCTGCTTGCTGATCACATTAATGCTTTTTCTTTATCCCGGCTATTCCAGAGCAATGGAAGTCAATTTCCTGAAATTCTGCGAATTTCTTGAAGTGGATTCAGAAGAACTTTCCAAAGATGCCAAGGCAGTTACTATCTCCTGTGTCGCCTTTATAAAAGGCGTTGTTGAAGCGCATAAAGCTTTGGTTATGGAAAATAAAATTAAACCGCAGTTCTGTAAGCCGTCGAGGGTAACTTACGGTAAAATCGGATTAATGTATCTGGAATACGAAAGAAAGCATTCCCCCAAGCCTCACCAGAATGAAGCGGAATTCTTATTGCAGGCCCTTAAAGACGCATACCCCTGCAAATGA
- the hfq gene encoding RNA chaperone Hfq, translating into MAARVQINVQDHFLNQARREKVKVRLSLISGKDVEGYIRSFDNYSCVVEENGDAHLIYKHAIATVSPLIPEKMKTLISFHEK; encoded by the coding sequence ATGGCTGCCAGGGTTCAAATTAACGTACAGGATCACTTTCTTAATCAGGCAAGGAGAGAAAAAGTAAAAGTCAGGCTTTCTCTAATAAGCGGAAAAGATGTTGAAGGCTATATTAGAAGCTTCGATAATTACAGTTGTGTTGTTGAGGAAAACGGAGATGCCCATCTCATTTATAAACATGCGATAGCAACCGTTTCCCCTTTAATTCCGGAAAAAATGAAAACTTTAATTTCATTCCATGAAAAATAA
- a CDS encoding cupin domain-containing protein, translating to MKIVSTTDLDKIPSIHNPQVNKLEILHAGDVPHIDKVGQVIFAPGQIIPIHTHADIHEIFFIRSGNGVIRCNGEERHVREGTCIVVEPNEAHEVENTGSDTMLLIYIKMDSVSSGSKLKAA from the coding sequence ATGAAGATTGTTTCAACAACTGATTTAGATAAAATTCCAAGTATTCACAACCCGCAAGTCAATAAACTTGAAATACTCCATGCCGGCGATGTTCCGCATATTGATAAGGTAGGACAGGTTATTTTTGCTCCCGGGCAAATCATTCCAATTCATACGCATGCGGATATTCATGAGATTTTCTTTATTAGATCCGGGAATGGTGTTATTCGTTGTAACGGGGAGGAACGCCATGTAAGAGAAGGTACATGTATTGTCGTTGAGCCAAATGAAGCCCATGAAGTAGAGAATACCGGTTCAGATACCATGTTACTCATCTATATAAAGATGGATTCCGTCAGTTCCGGAAGTAAATTAAAAGCAGCGTAA